A single region of the Rattus rattus isolate New Zealand chromosome 8, Rrattus_CSIRO_v1, whole genome shotgun sequence genome encodes:
- the LOC116907425 gene encoding olfactory receptor 150-like yields MEEVNQTSVAQFILAGLTENPKLQLPLFFIFLAVYLITVVGNLGMVILILFSSQLHTPMYYLLSSLSFIDYCQSTVIIPKMLLNFVTEKNFISYPECIVQFYFFCVFVVAECHMLGAMAYDRFVAISNPLLYNVSMSFQVCLLMVAMVYGVGLLSATAHTVFLVRVFFCKADKINHYFCDLFPLLELSCSSAFINEVLGHSISAFNIIVPVMTIISSYVFIIVSILHIKSSGGRFKAFSTCSSHILAVALFFGSTTFMYLQPSSISSMEQGKVSSVFYTIVVPMLNPMIYSLRNKEVKVALKRLLRKMFPQNKE; encoded by the coding sequence ATGGAAGAAGTAAATCAGACCTCAGTGGCTCAGTTCATCCTCGCTGGTTTAACAGAGAATCCCAAGCTCCAATTGCCTCTATTCTTTATCTTCTTAGCAGTCTATTTGATTACAGTTGTTGGAAATCTGGGTATGGTCATCTTGATTCTGTTTAGTTCTCAGCTGCATACACCTATGTATTATTTGCTCAGCAGTCTGTCCTTTATTGACTATTGTCAATCCACTGTCATTATTCCAAAAATGCTGCTGAACTTTGTGACAGAGAAGAATTTCATCTCATACCCAGAATGCATAGTTCAGTTctatttcttctgtgtttttgttgttgcagaATGTCACATGCTGGGTGCAATGGCATATGACCGTTTTGTGGCTATCTCTAACCCTTTGCTATACAATGTATCCATGTCCTTTCAAGTCTGTTTGTTGATGGTAGCTATGGTGTATGGTGTTGGCTTACTCAGTGCTACAGCTCACACAGTCTTCCTGGTAAGAGTGTTTTTCTGTAAGGCTGATAAAATAAATCACTATTTTTGTGATCTTTTCCCATTACTTGAGCTATCTTGCTCTAGTGCTTTTATCAACGAAGTACTAGGACACTCCATCAGTGCATTTAATATTATTGTACCAGTCATGACCATCATTAGCTCTTATGTCTTCATCATTGTCAGCATCCTGCACATTAAATCCTCTGGGGGAAGATTTAAGGCCTTTAGCACCTGCAGCTCCCACATCTTGGCTGTTGCTCTTTTCTTTGGTTCTACAACATTCATGTATCTACAGCCATCTTCAATCAGCTCCATGGAACAAGGGAAGGTGTCATCTGTATTTTATACCATTGTTGTGCCGATGTTGAATCCCATGATCTACAGCCtgagaaataaagaagtcaaagtTGCCCTCAAAAGGTTACTACGAAAGATGTTTCCTCAAAACAAAGAATAG